The window CCTGCGCGCGCGTGGACGGGGCGCGGCAATGGTCGACGTCGAAGTCGACGTGATCGACACGGGGCCGGGGATCTCTCCCGAGGACCAGCAGCATCTGTTCGAACCCTTTTCCTTCCCCCTGGATGACCTTCGGGTGCGCAGCGGTGGCACCGGCCTGGGGCTGGCGCTATGCCGCAGCCTTGTGGAGCTCATGGAGGGGAGCATCGGGATGAAAAGCCAGCCGGGTGTTGGGTCGGAGTTCAACGTGAAGCTGTCATTTCCTGCCGTCGTCCAGTAGCGGCGCCAGCCGAAATGCAAAAGGCCCCGGCAATGCCGGGGCCTTTTGTTCTGGACGGACAGCGAATTTACAGGAAGATGAACTTGGCCACGAAGATCGCGCACAGCGCATAGAGGCTGACGGTCACGTCCTTGTGGCGGCCGGTGAAGACCTTCATGGCCACATAGGTCACGAAGCCCAGCGCGATGCCATCGGCGACCGAGAAGGTCAGCGGCATCATGATCACGGTGACGATGGCCGGGATGGTCTCGGTGTGCTCGTTCCAGTCGATGTGGGCCATGCCGCCCATCATCAGCATGGCGACGTAGATCAGCGCGCCGGCGGTGGCGTAGGCGGGGATCATGCCGGCCAGCGGAGCGAAGAACATCGCCGCGACGAATAGCACGCCGACTACCACGGCGGTCAGGCCGGTGCGGCCACCCGCGGCGACGCCCGCGGCGCTTTCCACGTAGCTGGTGACCGGCGGTACGCCGAGCACCGCGCCGAAGGCGCTGGAGGTGCTGTCGGCCTTCATTGCCTTGGACAGGTTCTCGATACGGCCATCTTCACGCACCAGGTGCGCACGCTGGGCCACCCCCATCAGGGTGCCGGCGGTGTCGAACATGTGCACGAAGAGGAAGGCCAGGATCACGCTGATCATGGTTACGTTGAAGGCGCCGGCGATGTCCATCGCCATGAAGGTCGGCGCCAGGCTCGGCGGCATGGAGAACACGCCACCGAACTGGACGATGCCCAGGGCGATGCCGGCCACGGTGACGGTCAGGATGCTGATCAGGATGCCACCGAATACGCGGCGGTATTCCAGCACTGCGATCATCAGGAAGCAGATGGCGGCGAGCAGGGGGCCGGGGCTGGTCAGGTCACCCAGGTGCACCAGGGTGGCAGGGCTGGCGACCACGATGCCGGCGGTCTTCAGGCCGATCAGCCCGAGGAACAGGCCCACACCGGCGCCCATGGCGAAGCGCAGGCTGACCGGGATGCTGTTGAGCAGCCATTCGCGAATGCGCGAGAAGGTCAGGATCATGAAGGCGATGCCGGAGATGAACACCGCGCCCAGTGCGATCTCCCAGCTGTAGTTCATGGTCTTGACCACGGTGTAGGTGAAGAAGGCGTTGAGGCCCATGCCCGGCGCCAGGCCCACCGGCCAGTTGGCGTACAGCCCCATCAGGAAGCAGCCCAGCGCCGCGGCAAGGCACGTTGCGACGAATGCGGCGCCGTGGTCGATACCGGCGTCGGCCATGATGTTGGGGTTGACGAAGATGATGTACGCCATGGTGATGAAGGTCGTGAGGCCCGCGGCGAGTTCGGTCTTCACGGTCGTGCCATGCTGGCTGAGCTTGAACAGACGTTCCAGCAGGCCGGTAGCAGGCGGGCTTGAAGCAAAGGCTTGTTGTTCTTGTTTGGTGCTTTCCACAGCGGTACTCCTCAACGCTCTTGTTGTTGGTCCCTTTGCCGTCGGCTGGTTCACCTGCGTCCCTTGCGCTAACGGAAAGAGTTGTGAGGGTGTGATTAGTTGACCCTTGGGTCAGGAAGTCACGCCGCGATTATGCAGTTGTGTACAAAAACTTCAAATAATGTTTAGTGCCTGAGTGAAAGTTTTTTACAAGAAAAGGCTCGGAATGGTCGCAGGACGACGTCGGATGCATCCGCTGGGCGACACGCCATTGGCGTCAATCACTACTCGCTCGCGATGGCTGCACGATAGTGGCCATTTTGTGTACACTGTTGCCCAATACCTGGCCGACGCCAGCTCCTCGCCAGCCCCCACGGATTTCGCGCCGGTCCCACTCCGGCTGATCAGGGTTCGACACCAATGACCGACCAGTTGCAACAGATCAGGAAGCAGCCGCGCAATGGCAAGAGCCGCAGCGGCACCCAGGATGAAATCGTTTACGCGCACATCTTCGACGCGATCCTTGAGCAGCGCCTCGCTCCTGGCACCAAGTTGAGCGAAGAGGCCCTTGGTGAAATCTTCGGCGTCAGCCGCACCATCATCCGCCGCGCCCTGTCGCGACTGGCCCATGAGCAGGTCGTGCTGCTGCGCCCCAACCGTGGCGCCGTCGTCGCCAGCCCGAGCATCGACGAGGCCCGGCAGATCCTCTTCGCCCGCCGCACCGTCGAGCGCGCGATCACCGAGCTGGCCGTGGACAACGCCAGCAGCGATACGCTGTCCGAGCTGCGCGACATGGTGAAGCAGGAGCAGTCCAGCTTCGCCCGTGGCGACCGTGGCGCCGGCATCCGTCTTTCCGGCGAGTTCCACCTCAAGCTTGCCGAGATGGCGAAGAACGCGCCTCTGGTGAGCTTCCAGCGCAGCCTGGTGTCGCAGACCTCGCTGATCATCGCCCAGTACGAAAGCGGCGGCCGTTCGCACTGCTCCTTCGACGAACACAACGAAATCCTCGACGCCATCGAGAAGGGCGACAAGGAAAAGGCCGTGACCCTGATGATGCACCACATGGCGCACATCGATGACAAGCTGAACCTGGATGTCGACGGCGCTTCCGGCGACCTGCACGCGGTGTTCTCGCACCTGCTGGCAGGCAAGAAGAAGCCGCGCCGCAGCAAGGCGGACGCCGACTCCGCGGCCTGATCGACGAACTGGAAAAAAAGCCCCGCATCTGCGGGGCTTTTTCGTTTCAGCACTGACGGCTTTTTGTAGGAGCGAGCAAGCTCGCTCCTACAGGGAGGCTGTGGAATTCGGGGTTTGCTGCCAGCCTCCACCCAGGGATTTGTAAAGCAGCACCAGCGTGGTCGTCACGGCTTCGCGGCCGCGCACCTGTTGCTCCTCGGTAGCCAGCAGTTCGCGCTGGGCACTGAGCACGTTGAGGAAGTCCACGGCGCCGGCCTTGTACTGCTCGCGGGCGTTGGCCAGGGCGGTACGGCCATGTTCGGCGGCGGTATCGAGACTGGCCAGGCGGCGCTGGTCGGCGGCGTAGTCGGTGAGGGCGTCGTCCACCTCGCGCCAGGCGTTGAGCACGGTGCGGCGATAGGCGATGGCCGACTCCTTCTGCTGCGCCTCGCGCAGGGCGAGCATGCCCTTCAGCCGGCCGCCTTCGAAGATCGGCAGTGACAGGCTCGGGCCGATGCCGAAGGTGCGGCTGTTCCAGTCGCCGAAATTCGACAGTTGCAGTGCCTGGAAGCCGAAGCTGCCGTTCAGGCTGATGCGCGGGTAGAAGTCTGCCTTGGCCACCCCGATGCTGGCGGTGGCGGCGTGCAGCGCGGCTTCGGCGCGGCGGATATCCGGGCGGCGCTGGGCCAGCTCCGAGGGCAGTCCGACCGGCACGCCACGGGGCGGCTGCGGCACGGGCTTGGCCTGAGCGAGTTCGGCCTGCAGCGCGCCGGGAGCCTCGCCAAGCAGATAGCCCAGGGCGTTGATCAGCCGTGCCTGGCGCTTCTGGCTGTCGGGCAGGCGCGCTTCGATGCTGGCGACTTGGGTCAGGGCTTCGGCGACATCCAGTTCGGTGGCGACACCATCGGCGCGGCGCAAGCGGGTCAGCTCCAGGCTGCGCTGGGCTATCTCCAGGTTGCTCCGGATGATGGCTTCCAGGTCCTGTTCGGCGCGCAGTTGCAAGTAGTTGCGCGCGGTCTCGGCGAGCACCGAGACCAGTACGTCGCGACGGCTCTCCTCGGTGGCCTGCACGTTGGCGTCGGCGGCCTCCAGTTCGCGGCGCACGCGGCCCCAGAAGTCCAGCTCCCAGGACAGGTCGAAGCCGCCATCGAGCTGGTTGAAGCTGTCCTTGCCCGCCTTGCCGGACGGATCGTTCAGGCCGACTTCGCTGTTGCGCCTGCGCTGGTAGCCCAGGTCCGCGCCGACGTTGGGCACGGCGTCGCCGCCCAGCGCCTGGCGGATCGCCCGGCTCTGCTGCAGGCGCGCGTCGGCTTCGCGCAGGTCGAGGTTGGCATCTGCCACGCGGCGTTGCAGGTCGTTGAGCTGTGGGTCGCCCAGCAGTGTCCACCACTGGGCTTCCAGCGGAGCGTTGAGCGTCCGGCTCGGGGCATCGCCACGCTGAGCGGTCCAGTTCACCGCGTCGGCATCCTTCGGGCGCTGGAAGTCCGGACCGACGCTGCAAGCGCCAAGCGCAAGCAAGGCGAGGAACAGAGGTGTACGGGCGGCGATCATTGCACGGCTACCTTCTGCTCGTTCGCTGCGTGCTGGGCAGTGTCGATACGCGCGATGACCGACATACCCACACGCAGCTTGTCGCGCAGCGGCTGGTCAGCGTCGAGGACGATCTTCACCGGGATGCGCTGGACGATCTTGGTGAAGTTGCCGGTGGCGTTGTCCGGGGCGATGGGCGCGAAGCTCAGGCCGGTGGCCGGGGCGATGCTGTCGACGTGGCCGCGCAGCTTCTCGCCGGGGAAGGTATCGATGCTGATTTCCACGGCCTGGCCGGGTTGCACGTCGGTGAGCTGGGTTTCCTGGAAATTGCCGACCACGTAGGCGTCCTGCAGCGGTACCACCGCCAGCAGCGCATTGCCCGGCGTGGTGTAGGCGCCGACGCGCACGGCACGGCGACCGACCATGCCGTCGAAGGGCGCGCGGATTTCCGTGTAGGAGAGGTTCAGTTGCGCCTGTTGCAGCTGGGCCTGGCCACGCTTCAATGCGCCGAGGGCTTCGGCCTGCTGGGCCAGCAGCACGTCGAGCTGCTTGCGGGCGGCGAGGGCGGCGGCCTTGTCCTTGTCCAGCAGGGCCTTCGCCGAGTCGACGCGGGAGCGTGCCTGCTGAGCGTTCTGCAGGGTGCCGGCGCCCTGGCTGGCGAGGTGCTGGTAGCGGTTCAGTTCCTGCGAAGCGAAGGTCAGCGCGGCCTGGTCGGCCTGCACCTGGGCGGCGGTCTGGGCGATCACCGCCTGCTGGCGTTCCAGGTTGGCGGCGACGTGGTGATGGCGCGCCTCGGCGGCCAGCACATCGGCCTCGGCGGCGGCCAGCGCGGCGCGGTAGTCGCGGGCGTCGATGCGTGCCAGGACCTGTCCGGCCTTCACCGACTGGTTGTCCTCCACCAGCACTTCCTCGATGAAGCCGGCGACCTTCGGCGCCACCAGGGTGAAGTCGGCGTGGACGTAGGCGTCGTCGGTGCTCTGTTCGCGGGTGGGGCCCAGCAGGCGCAGCAGCAGGTAGACGACAAGGGCGAACAGCAGCACGGCAACCAGGGCCAGACTGCCGCGACGGGAGCTCAGTTTCGACATGGGCAGACCTTTGAATCAGTTAGTGGGAATGACCGGGCGCGGCGGGTAGACCCGCAGCGGTATCAGGGGAATCAGGATGAGCAGGGCGGCGGCCAGCCAGGCCATCGCCAGCAGGGTGTCGGAGGCGGCGAGCACGCCGGCCTGGCCGCGTACCTGGCTGGCCAGGCGGCCCATGTTCTCGGCGCCGCCCAGCTGTTCCAGGCGCAGGCCCAGGGCTTGCGAGGCGTTGCCCAGGTGATCGACCAGGCGGTTGGAGTGGTAGTGCTCGCGCCAGGTCATGAGGAACGAGACGATGGCGCTGCCCATCACCGCCGAGAAGGCGCGCACGCTGTTGAACCAGGCCGAGGCGAACGGCCCTTCGATGGCCGCGACGACGCTGGTGGCGGACATCAGCAGCGGCACCACGGCCATCGGCTGGCCGATGATCTGCAGTGCCAGGAGCCAATAGAAGTTCTCCCGCGTCCACTCGCTGGTCAGTTGGCTCATGCCGAAGGCAGAAAGCCCGCACAGGCTGATGCCGATAGCCAGGACCCAGCGGCAATCCACCCGCGGGATGTTGCACAGTGCCGCCACCAGCGGCAGCGAGATCAGCTGCGGCAGAGCCACCAGCAGCGCCATGGGCGCCGATTGCAGCGGGCGGTAACCGTGGGCCGAGGCCAGGTACGACGCCGGCACGCCTGAGCAGGCACCTAGCACCACCAGAACGCCGGCCAGGGTGATCAGCGAGTGGGTGAAGTTGCGCCGTTT of the Pseudomonas sp. PSE14 genome contains:
- a CDS encoding NCS2 family permease, giving the protein MESTKQEQQAFASSPPATGLLERLFKLSQHGTTVKTELAAGLTTFITMAYIIFVNPNIMADAGIDHGAAFVATCLAAALGCFLMGLYANWPVGLAPGMGLNAFFTYTVVKTMNYSWEIALGAVFISGIAFMILTFSRIREWLLNSIPVSLRFAMGAGVGLFLGLIGLKTAGIVVASPATLVHLGDLTSPGPLLAAICFLMIAVLEYRRVFGGILISILTVTVAGIALGIVQFGGVFSMPPSLAPTFMAMDIAGAFNVTMISVILAFLFVHMFDTAGTLMGVAQRAHLVREDGRIENLSKAMKADSTSSAFGAVLGVPPVTSYVESAAGVAAGGRTGLTAVVVGVLFVAAMFFAPLAGMIPAYATAGALIYVAMLMMGGMAHIDWNEHTETIPAIVTVIMMPLTFSVADGIALGFVTYVAMKVFTGRHKDVTVSLYALCAIFVAKFIFL
- a CDS encoding GntR family transcriptional regulator, with amino-acid sequence MTDQLQQIRKQPRNGKSRSGTQDEIVYAHIFDAILEQRLAPGTKLSEEALGEIFGVSRTIIRRALSRLAHEQVVLLRPNRGAVVASPSIDEARQILFARRTVERAITELAVDNASSDTLSELRDMVKQEQSSFARGDRGAGIRLSGEFHLKLAEMAKNAPLVSFQRSLVSQTSLIIAQYESGGRSHCSFDEHNEILDAIEKGDKEKAVTLMMHHMAHIDDKLNLDVDGASGDLHAVFSHLLAGKKKPRRSKADADSAA
- a CDS encoding efflux transporter outer membrane subunit produces the protein MIAARTPLFLALLALGACSVGPDFQRPKDADAVNWTAQRGDAPSRTLNAPLEAQWWTLLGDPQLNDLQRRVADANLDLREADARLQQSRAIRQALGGDAVPNVGADLGYQRRRNSEVGLNDPSGKAGKDSFNQLDGGFDLSWELDFWGRVRRELEAADANVQATEESRRDVLVSVLAETARNYLQLRAEQDLEAIIRSNLEIAQRSLELTRLRRADGVATELDVAEALTQVASIEARLPDSQKRQARLINALGYLLGEAPGALQAELAQAKPVPQPPRGVPVGLPSELAQRRPDIRRAEAALHAATASIGVAKADFYPRISLNGSFGFQALQLSNFGDWNSRTFGIGPSLSLPIFEGGRLKGMLALREAQQKESAIAYRRTVLNAWREVDDALTDYAADQRRLASLDTAAEHGRTALANAREQYKAGAVDFLNVLSAQRELLATEEQQVRGREAVTTTLVLLYKSLGGGWQQTPNSTASL
- a CDS encoding HlyD family secretion protein, encoding MSKLSSRRGSLALVAVLLFALVVYLLLRLLGPTREQSTDDAYVHADFTLVAPKVAGFIEEVLVEDNQSVKAGQVLARIDARDYRAALAAAEADVLAAEARHHHVAANLERQQAVIAQTAAQVQADQAALTFASQELNRYQHLASQGAGTLQNAQQARSRVDSAKALLDKDKAAALAARKQLDVLLAQQAEALGALKRGQAQLQQAQLNLSYTEIRAPFDGMVGRRAVRVGAYTTPGNALLAVVPLQDAYVVGNFQETQLTDVQPGQAVEISIDTFPGEKLRGHVDSIAPATGLSFAPIAPDNATGNFTKIVQRIPVKIVLDADQPLRDKLRVGMSVIARIDTAQHAANEQKVAVQ